Proteins encoded together in one Oncorhynchus masou masou isolate Uvic2021 chromosome 3, UVic_Omas_1.1, whole genome shotgun sequence window:
- the snap47 gene encoding synaptosomal-associated protein 47 isoform X3: MTSPNRDIPIHSWPGSYYINSEKHWEAGTLSLTRTILRFTSDQSKENLVGFRLTRIMEIKMESSSFIFSTLTVLEQGNLKHWFGSLRPNRLVVYNVLEHFWRERLLSPSTEVQGAEAQPTKGRELINLVAEAQRRLEDTGNVLHHQGEQFDNVMQGLDKIDSDLGVADKLLSELQSPPWWPFGKLPWKSQQDANAEHAAREATCKGTGKHRVITSIPAIVSRGGDSDLKPGCLMVMVSSLEVRDTNYVLLHRFERDEVDDIRVHNPYEISVRQRFIGKPDICFRLLSAKMPEAMSVLEMQYKKKVEYMSEYSAFKTTPATTPGDQNQGLIWNAAGLQQYQETEVPSMVPAGELSQVHLHVLKPEVTQAEVQELRQAVEEE, from the exons ATGACAAGCCCAAACCGAGACATCCCCATCCACAGCTGGCCAGGTTCCTACTACATCAACAGCGAGAAGCACTGGGAGGCCGGGACCCTGTCCCTGACCCGCACCATATTGCGCTTCACCTCAGACCAGAGCAAAGAGAACCTGGTTGGCTTCCGCCTCACCAGGATCATGGAGATCAAGATGGAGTCGTCCAGCTTCATCTTCAGCACTTTGACTGTGTTGGAACAGGGGAATCTCAAGCACTGGTTCGGCTCACTGAGGCCCAACCGGTTGGTGGTCTACAATGTCCTGGAGCATTTctggagggagaggttgttgtcccccTCTACTGAGGTCCAGGGGGCCGAGGCACAGCCCACCAAGGGGAGGGAGCTGATTAACCTGGTTGCGGAGGCTCAAAGACGGCTAGAGGACACAGGGAATGTCCTCCACCATCAGGGAGAGCAGTTTGATAACGTCATGCAGGGCCTGGACAAGATCGACTCTGATCTGGGCGTGGCAGACAA GCTACTGTCTGAACTGCAGTCTCCCCCTTGGTGGCCTTTTGGCAAATTACCCTGGAAGAGTCAGCAGGATGCCAATGCTGAGCATGCTGCCAGAGAGGCCACTTGTAAGGGAACAGGCAAGCACAGAGTGATCACCAGCATACCAGCCATCGTTTCCAGAGGTGGAGATTCGGACCTGAAGCCTGGCTGCTTGATGGTGATGGTCTCCTCTTTAGAAGTCCGAGACACAAACTATGTGCTCCTCCACCGCTTTGAGAGGGACGAGGTGGATGACATCCGGGTGCACAATCCTTATGAGATCAGTGTGAGGCAGAGGTTCATAGGGAAGCCAGACATATGCTTCAGACTCCTGTCGGCTAAAATGCCGGAGGCCATGTCTGTGTTAGAGATGCAGTATAAGAAGAAGGTAGAGTACATGAGTGAGTACTCTGCCTTTAAGACGACCCCAGCCACAACCCCAGGTGACCAGAATCAAGGTTTAATATGGAATGCAG CAGGCTTGCAGCAGTACCAggagacagaggtccccagtatggtcccagcaggagAGCTTTCCCAGGTGCATCTACATGTCCTTAAGCCAGAGGTTACTCAGGCTGAGGTTCAGGAGCTCAGACAG
- the snap47 gene encoding synaptosomal-associated protein 47 isoform X2 has protein sequence MTSPNRDIPIHSWPGSYYINSEKHWEAGTLSLTRTILRFTSDQSKENLVGFRLTRIMEIKMESSSFIFSTLTVLEQGNLKHWFGSLRPNRLVVYNVLEHFWRERLLSPSTEVQGAEAQPTKGRELINLVAEAQRRLEDTGNVLHHQGEQFDNVMQGLDKIDSDLGVADKLLSELQSPPWWPFGKLPWKSQQDANAEHAAREATCKGTGKHRVITSIPAIVSRGGDSDLKPGCLMVMVSSLEVRDTNYVLLHRFERDEVDDIRVHNPYEISVRQRFIGKPDICFRLLSAKMPEAMSVLEMQYKKKVEYMSEYSAFKTTPATTPGDQNQGLIWNAGLQQYQETEVPSMVPAGELSQVHLHVLKPEVTQAEVQELRQDITPRQDTFSPTTRNKMTPTDRGQVHMSNT, from the exons ATGACAAGCCCAAACCGAGACATCCCCATCCACAGCTGGCCAGGTTCCTACTACATCAACAGCGAGAAGCACTGGGAGGCCGGGACCCTGTCCCTGACCCGCACCATATTGCGCTTCACCTCAGACCAGAGCAAAGAGAACCTGGTTGGCTTCCGCCTCACCAGGATCATGGAGATCAAGATGGAGTCGTCCAGCTTCATCTTCAGCACTTTGACTGTGTTGGAACAGGGGAATCTCAAGCACTGGTTCGGCTCACTGAGGCCCAACCGGTTGGTGGTCTACAATGTCCTGGAGCATTTctggagggagaggttgttgtcccccTCTACTGAGGTCCAGGGGGCCGAGGCACAGCCCACCAAGGGGAGGGAGCTGATTAACCTGGTTGCGGAGGCTCAAAGACGGCTAGAGGACACAGGGAATGTCCTCCACCATCAGGGAGAGCAGTTTGATAACGTCATGCAGGGCCTGGACAAGATCGACTCTGATCTGGGCGTGGCAGACAA GCTACTGTCTGAACTGCAGTCTCCCCCTTGGTGGCCTTTTGGCAAATTACCCTGGAAGAGTCAGCAGGATGCCAATGCTGAGCATGCTGCCAGAGAGGCCACTTGTAAGGGAACAGGCAAGCACAGAGTGATCACCAGCATACCAGCCATCGTTTCCAGAGGTGGAGATTCGGACCTGAAGCCTGGCTGCTTGATGGTGATGGTCTCCTCTTTAGAAGTCCGAGACACAAACTATGTGCTCCTCCACCGCTTTGAGAGGGACGAGGTGGATGACATCCGGGTGCACAATCCTTATGAGATCAGTGTGAGGCAGAGGTTCATAGGGAAGCCAGACATATGCTTCAGACTCCTGTCGGCTAAAATGCCGGAGGCCATGTCTGTGTTAGAGATGCAGTATAAGAAGAAGGTAGAGTACATGAGTGAGTACTCTGCCTTTAAGACGACCCCAGCCACAACCCCAGGTGACCAGAATCAAGGTTTAATATGGAATGCAG GCTTGCAGCAGTACCAggagacagaggtccccagtatggtcccagcaggagAGCTTTCCCAGGTGCATCTACATGTCCTTAAGCCAGAGGTTACTCAGGCTGAGGTTCAGGAGCTCAGACAG
- the snap47 gene encoding synaptosomal-associated protein 47 isoform X1, translating to MTSPNRDIPIHSWPGSYYINSEKHWEAGTLSLTRTILRFTSDQSKENLVGFRLTRIMEIKMESSSFIFSTLTVLEQGNLKHWFGSLRPNRLVVYNVLEHFWRERLLSPSTEVQGAEAQPTKGRELINLVAEAQRRLEDTGNVLHHQGEQFDNVMQGLDKIDSDLGVADKLLSELQSPPWWPFGKLPWKSQQDANAEHAAREATCKGTGKHRVITSIPAIVSRGGDSDLKPGCLMVMVSSLEVRDTNYVLLHRFERDEVDDIRVHNPYEISVRQRFIGKPDICFRLLSAKMPEAMSVLEMQYKKKVEYMSEYSAFKTTPATTPGDQNQGLIWNAAGLQQYQETEVPSMVPAGELSQVHLHVLKPEVTQAEVQELRQDITPRQDTFSPTTRNKMTPTDRGQVHMSNT from the exons ATGACAAGCCCAAACCGAGACATCCCCATCCACAGCTGGCCAGGTTCCTACTACATCAACAGCGAGAAGCACTGGGAGGCCGGGACCCTGTCCCTGACCCGCACCATATTGCGCTTCACCTCAGACCAGAGCAAAGAGAACCTGGTTGGCTTCCGCCTCACCAGGATCATGGAGATCAAGATGGAGTCGTCCAGCTTCATCTTCAGCACTTTGACTGTGTTGGAACAGGGGAATCTCAAGCACTGGTTCGGCTCACTGAGGCCCAACCGGTTGGTGGTCTACAATGTCCTGGAGCATTTctggagggagaggttgttgtcccccTCTACTGAGGTCCAGGGGGCCGAGGCACAGCCCACCAAGGGGAGGGAGCTGATTAACCTGGTTGCGGAGGCTCAAAGACGGCTAGAGGACACAGGGAATGTCCTCCACCATCAGGGAGAGCAGTTTGATAACGTCATGCAGGGCCTGGACAAGATCGACTCTGATCTGGGCGTGGCAGACAA GCTACTGTCTGAACTGCAGTCTCCCCCTTGGTGGCCTTTTGGCAAATTACCCTGGAAGAGTCAGCAGGATGCCAATGCTGAGCATGCTGCCAGAGAGGCCACTTGTAAGGGAACAGGCAAGCACAGAGTGATCACCAGCATACCAGCCATCGTTTCCAGAGGTGGAGATTCGGACCTGAAGCCTGGCTGCTTGATGGTGATGGTCTCCTCTTTAGAAGTCCGAGACACAAACTATGTGCTCCTCCACCGCTTTGAGAGGGACGAGGTGGATGACATCCGGGTGCACAATCCTTATGAGATCAGTGTGAGGCAGAGGTTCATAGGGAAGCCAGACATATGCTTCAGACTCCTGTCGGCTAAAATGCCGGAGGCCATGTCTGTGTTAGAGATGCAGTATAAGAAGAAGGTAGAGTACATGAGTGAGTACTCTGCCTTTAAGACGACCCCAGCCACAACCCCAGGTGACCAGAATCAAGGTTTAATATGGAATGCAG CAGGCTTGCAGCAGTACCAggagacagaggtccccagtatggtcccagcaggagAGCTTTCCCAGGTGCATCTACATGTCCTTAAGCCAGAGGTTACTCAGGCTGAGGTTCAGGAGCTCAGACAG